In the genome of Candidatus Krumholzibacteriia bacterium, one region contains:
- a CDS encoding citrate synthase, whose amino-acid sequence MPIQHRSIRAADLRQIRTDDQDLGLLSYDPGFVNTAACESRITTIDGERGVLLYRGYPIEQLAAQASFMETAYLLLEGTLPTAAQLAAWSLNITTHTILHENVKKFMAGFRYDAHPMGMLLSTVGALSTFYPGARDILDPASRRSQAFRLIAKVSTIAAFCYRHTMGLPYVYPDNDLTYTGNFLSMMFKMTETQYRADPVLERALEVLFILHADHEQTCSTSAMRTVGSAHADPFTAVAAAMGALYGPRHGGANEAVLRQFLEIGRVERVAGFVRRVKSGESRLVGFGHPVYRSYDPRARIIQALAPQVCAATRRDPLLDVALELEKIALQDEYFVRRKLYPNVDFYSGLVYRALGFPSAMFPVLFAIPRTVGWLAQWEEMLLDPEIEIVRPRQLYHGPAPRDFVPLKDRA is encoded by the coding sequence ATCCCCATCCAGCACCGCAGCATCCGCGCCGCCGACTTGCGGCAGATCCGCACCGACGACCAGGACCTGGGCCTCCTGAGCTACGATCCCGGCTTCGTCAACACCGCCGCCTGCGAGAGCCGCATCACCACCATCGACGGCGAGCGCGGCGTGCTCCTCTACCGCGGCTATCCGATCGAACAACTGGCGGCGCAGGCCAGTTTCATGGAGACGGCATACCTGCTCCTGGAGGGAACGCTGCCCACGGCGGCGCAGCTGGCCGCGTGGAGCCTGAACATCACCACCCACACCATCCTGCACGAGAACGTGAAGAAGTTCATGGCTGGCTTCCGTTACGACGCCCACCCCATGGGCATGCTGCTCTCCACCGTGGGAGCCCTGTCCACCTTCTATCCCGGGGCTCGGGATATCCTCGATCCCGCCTCGCGGCGCTCCCAGGCTTTCCGCCTCATCGCCAAGGTTTCCACCATCGCTGCCTTCTGCTACCGGCACACCATGGGTCTTCCCTACGTCTACCCGGACAACGACCTCACCTACACCGGGAACTTCTTGAGCATGATGTTCAAGATGACCGAGACCCAGTACCGCGCCGATCCAGTCCTCGAGCGCGCCTTGGAGGTGCTCTTCATCCTGCACGCCGACCACGAGCAGACCTGCAGCACCAGCGCCATGCGCACCGTCGGCAGCGCGCACGCTGATCCCTTCACTGCCGTGGCCGCCGCCATGGGTGCCCTCTACGGGCCGCGGCATGGCGGCGCCAACGAGGCAGTGCTGCGCCAGTTCCTGGAGATCGGCCGGGTGGAGCGAGTGGCGGGTTTCGTCCGCCGGGTGAAGAGCGGCGAGTCGCGCCTGGTGGGCTTCGGTCACCCCGTCTATCGCTCCTACGATCCGCGCGCCCGCATCATCCAGGCCCTGGCCCCGCAGGTGTGCGCCGCCACCCGGCGCGACCCGCTCCTGGACGTGGCGCTGGAGCTGGAGAAGATCGCCCTGCAAGACGAGTACTTCGTCCGCCGCAAGCTCTACCCGAACGTGGATTTCTACTCCGGTCTCGTCTACCGCGCCCTGGGCTTCCCGAGCGCCATGTTCCCGGTGCTCTTCGCCATCCCGCGCACCGTGGGTTGGCTGGCCCAGTGGGAAGAGATGCTCCTGGATCCGGAGATCGAGATCGTGCGGCCGCGGCAGCTCTACCATGGCCCGGCGCCGCGCGACTTCGTGCCGCTCAAGGACCGGGCCTGA
- a CDS encoding M20/M25/M40 family metallo-hydrolase has product MSTSITSAESASETAAAESLLARLDFPRQNGTPGLQQAQAGLETALRAAGLEPATLPFACHPARADAAALALLCVAFLLGRAAFRPSRRWLAAAGLALAAALLAGAGDLDRLLPATTEAVLVTQVEPRGAPLRHVLLSAHYDSKTELLDHVGRGIVLGGAALGGAATALLVLRRRRRALRPLGVLTALAFAAAAAVLALGGLRQPSRGTVDNAAACALLVELAAATARQPLEHTRLTCVWFAGEENGAQGSAALAPRFAAERIDACINLEAIGAGSEAVVSRYELRRHGIEAASAAVHGQLERAAGSRLRHLPLPLWTDAGELLGAGVPALTLLTVEPGAWGIRHLHGPGDTPAHFVWAGYTRVRALLQRFLTLEAAAIAPAGASRYPAANFASGGTAWPGRRSPSSTIAPAGPTRSPSSTAASAPPTCGRSAPTTRTWAS; this is encoded by the coding sequence ATGAGTACCTCGATCACGAGCGCCGAGAGCGCGAGCGAAACTGCCGCGGCGGAGTCGCTGCTGGCGCGCTTGGATTTCCCGCGCCAGAACGGCACGCCCGGTTTGCAGCAGGCGCAGGCCGGTCTCGAGACGGCGCTGCGCGCTGCTGGGCTCGAACCCGCGACCCTTCCCTTCGCTTGCCACCCTGCCCGCGCCGACGCCGCCGCGCTGGCGCTCCTCTGCGTCGCTTTCCTCCTCGGCCGCGCCGCCTTCCGACCTTCGCGCCGCTGGCTGGCGGCGGCAGGCTTGGCCCTCGCCGCCGCGCTCCTGGCCGGTGCGGGCGATCTGGATCGGCTCCTGCCGGCGACCACGGAAGCAGTTCTCGTCACCCAAGTCGAGCCGCGTGGCGCGCCGCTCCGCCACGTTCTCCTCAGCGCGCACTACGACAGCAAGACCGAGCTCCTCGATCATGTGGGGCGCGGCATCGTTCTCGGCGGCGCCGCCCTCGGCGGGGCGGCCACGGCACTGCTGGTGCTGCGGCGACGGCGGCGCGCCTTGCGCCCGCTGGGAGTGCTCACGGCCTTGGCGTTCGCCGCCGCGGCGGCAGTGCTCGCCTTGGGCGGCCTGCGGCAACCGAGCCGGGGCACGGTGGACAACGCCGCCGCCTGTGCGCTCCTCGTCGAGCTGGCCGCGGCCACTGCACGGCAGCCTCTCGAACACACGCGACTCACCTGCGTCTGGTTCGCTGGCGAAGAGAACGGTGCCCAGGGTAGCGCCGCGCTGGCACCGCGCTTCGCCGCCGAGCGCATCGACGCCTGCATCAACCTCGAAGCCATCGGCGCCGGCAGCGAAGCCGTGGTGTCCCGCTACGAGTTGCGCCGCCACGGAATCGAAGCGGCCAGCGCGGCGGTGCACGGCCAGCTCGAGCGTGCCGCCGGAAGCCGCCTGCGTCACCTGCCCCTGCCGCTCTGGACCGACGCCGGGGAGCTGCTCGGCGCCGGTGTGCCGGCGCTGACGTTGCTCACCGTCGAGCCTGGCGCCTGGGGCATTCGCCACCTGCACGGCCCGGGGGATACGCCGGCGCATTTCGTGTGGGCAGGGTACACGCGGGTGCGCGCGCTCCTGCAACGCTTCCTCACCCTCGAGGCGGCGGCGATTGCCCCCGCCGGAGCGAGCCGCTATCCTGCCGCCAACTTTGCCTCCGGAGGAACCGCGTGGCCCGGGAGACGCTCACCGTCGTCGACAATCGCACCGGCAGGACCTACGAGATCCCCATCCAGCACCGCAGCATCCGCGCCGCCGACTTGCGGCAGATCCGCACCGACGACCAGGACCTGGGCCTCCTGA